Part of the Lolium rigidum isolate FL_2022 chromosome 6, APGP_CSIRO_Lrig_0.1, whole genome shotgun sequence genome, ACTTTTATAGTGAACAATGTACATTTCAATACTATCCTACAATCTAAAGTATTTAGGATATTGCCATACTAAATATTGGCAAGTTAGGTCGGCTGGAACCTTGAATTTTACTCATAAAAGCTGCACTAAGCTTAGCACAGTCGAAAGTGTTCATTCCTTGCACTAAATACTGAAGTATTTGAATCTTATATACTCTCCCTTTATGATTTTCATTTAAATTTGAACTAGAACCACGGCAAGGATTATGAAACAGAGGATAACATGAAACTTATACTCCTAGAAGGCTAGAACGGCCTATTACTAAAGCGAAAGTATACATTTTTTAGAATAACATGGATCGCTTCCTGGCTCCATTTCATTGAAACGAAACCATGACGTCACAAAGTTCTTAAGCCAGCATGGCAACACTAAAAGATtcaaggaagaagagaagagcCAAAACAATTGACCAACTCGTCACACGACGAAACCAGCTGATGTTGGCcaatccaaaaacaacaaaaacccGTCTCAAACGAGCGACACAAGTTTTTGAGGCCACACACTGCATCCGAGTTGTTCATAAAACATGCACCACATCAACTATATGAAATAGGAGTCGCTCGACGCCAGGGTGTTTGGACCCTCTCACTCCATCACCATATGGATTGCTTTATCGTCTTCAAGATGATCTTGAAGATAAGAAGAAAACGCCTAGCCTCCATGTGATGAGCTGATAGCAGTGGCCTTCTAGTTGGAAATTCATCCAAAAGGCTTGCAGACCAGTCCGACATCAGCTCTAGCAAATGGTAGAGTTTTCTGCAAAAGAGTTGTGAATTGATCCAAAGGGGGCCATTTATGGTGTTCCACTcaagtttttgttgttgttgttgttaaagTCAATAATGTTATTGTTATTCCAAATGCCCCAGGAGTAGGATAGGAAAGAATTTTTGAGTAGTAAATATCTCTTATTATTGTATAGCCACTTTGAAGCTAAACTAATAAACACATTAAAAACCTGAGGAACACCAGCCTAAGTAATACGTACAGTCAAAGAAGGAATGTTTAGCAATTTGCTATTTCTTTGCATATACTAGATTCTAGGGGTTTAGGGATTCCCCTCTTTCTCATGTTATCCCTAGTTAttactacagtattttatttTAGGTGGCATCTTAAGTTTCCACATAGAAGGTAGATGTGCTTCCCTATTATTAAGAATCACATACAGTAGTACATTGATTTAGTGGAATAAACCCCATTGGTTTGATACCCTTGGTCGTCATGCTCAGTCAAGCTAACAGTAGCTAGAAATATTTCTTATTACCTTTCTCATTCGCTTTAAAGCCCATTTAGGAGATTGAAAGAAAGACATTATATAAGTAGAGCTCATTTGGCTAGAAAGTATACATTGAATTGAGGAGCGTATCTATGTATATGAATGATGCGAATGATGAACGTTGTGAAACGTGGGGATGCGCCGAAGGGGGAGGGGAAGCACCGGACCACCACGGTACCAACCAATCCACCAACTATCGCTGCACCGAATAAAAACACCAGATTCCGCACGTTGCTTTTTCACAAGAAAAGAAAAACCGATCACTGGGCAGAGAGGAACCAAACCAAAAAGTGTCGACCGGGCATCCTAGGCGGAGCACGTGACGGTGCCGCCGCGGTGGGGCCCGGGCTCAGGCCAGGGCCAGGGCAGGGCCGTGGCAGCACCGCAGCGACCGACCGTCCGGACGACCGCGCATTCAATGCGGCCCGCGGCTTGCCCACTGCCCACTCCCGCCTggccccaccaccaccactttcCGCCCTTTTGCGTTTCCACCCCTCCACTTTCTCTCTTATCGCCGCCGCGCCCTTGCGGTGGGCTTCTTGGCGCCTACGCGAAGTCACCCACGCGCTGTCCGGGCCACGACACGACACCCCCAACCCAAGCGAGAGCAGAGTGAGTCCCACTCACGCAGAAAAAGCCACGGGACTGCGAGCGTACGGGCTGCGACTGcaagggagagagagaagaggagtccgGAGGAAGCAACGCCGCCGAGAGATTTTCCTTCGCTTTCCGCCTCGCCGGAGCTAGCCAGGCGACGACGGCCGGCCCCGATCCCCGCCCGATCGCGCGCCGACGCGGGAGGAGCATTCCGGGACCCGCGCCGCCCATGATGGAGCCGTacaccgccgcgccgcccgagGACGCCGCCGACCCCGACCCCGACACCGGCCTCGAAGGTACGCCCCCCCAATTCCAGCTCCCCCGCTCTCTTTCGGGGTGCTCTACTGCTCGCGCGCGCGCGTGTTTGGggaaaaaaaaaaggaggggGTTTCCTTTCGGTGCTCTGCTGCTCCCTGCTAGGGTTTTGGATCTTCGATGCGGGCTCACGCGCGCGAATGCTGTGTCCTCGCAGGGTCCATGTGGAGGCTGGGGCTGGGAAGCGGCGGggaagcgccggcggcggcggcggccgccggggcGAGGCTCCCGGAGCGGCCCGGCGAGGCCAACTGCGTCTACTACCTCCGCACCGGCGCCTGCGGCTACGGCGAGACCTGCCGCTACAACCACCCGCGCGATCGCGCCGCCGCGGTGAGCACACCgcttctctcctctcctctcccgacCCGATTTTACTTCCCCTCCGCGTCATGCTCGGCTTCGCTTCAGTCTACTAACTTATTAAGTGCGACTTGTCACTCCCTGATAATGACCGCCAGCTGAATTACAGCTGGTTGGTGCGGAGGGGGAGCTTCCGCCTCAAGCCTTTCGCCGCGATTCAGCCGATTCTCGTTAGCTATCACGAGCTCACGGAAGTGAAATCGGATTGTGCGCGACTTGGTTGCTGTCGTTGATTACCTGATCTGATTGTTTAATGCGGATACTGCTCGTCTTAGTCTCGCGGTTAATGTTGATAATTCTGAGCTCCACTTTCTACCCACGGTGCCCACTTGCTCATCGCATTGACCGAGTCCTACCTCTGTCAGGAAAATCCTTATTTATTTGCTTTATACCTCAACTAGATGGCCATGTTCACATGTCTGCAGCGAGCGGTTGCAGAGCCTTATGCAGAGTACAGTAGGCACTAGCTAGATTGAGCTCAAGGTGAGATTGAATTGAAATTATTAACGTGTTTCCTGCTCTGCTTTTCAGTTTGATGGAGGCGCAAGGACCGCGCGCACCGTGGAGTATCCGGAACGACCAGGCCAGCCTTCGTGCGAGGTAATTGAACTTATCCCCATCCTCGTATAATGGTATCAAGTAGAAGGTCTCTCCTACAGAACCTGCTAACTGATATTTCAGGCATCACGCATGATCTGTTTCTTTGTACTATGTCATGTGGTGGATACTCTACAGTTAACATTCGTCACTTCCTTTTCCAGTACTACATGAAGAATGGGAGTTGTAAGTTTGGCTCTAACTGCAAATACAATCACCCCAGAGAAGGTGGTTCTGTCCAACCAGTTGTGTTAAATTCCAGTGGGTACCCTCTGCGTCAGGTGGGTGTTTGTTCAATCAAAGTTTATATGTCTTGTCCCTCCTTTATTCTTTCGCTGATAAAAGCTTCCTTTTGTCATGCAGGGTGAGAAAGAATGCTCCTACTATATCAAAACCGGCCATTGCAAATTTGGGTCTACGTGCAAGTTTCATCACCCACAAGGGCCAGAACCTGGTGTTGTTTCAGAGGCTCCTAACATGTACCCACCTGTCCAACCATTGCCTATCTCTTCCTCTCTTCCATACCCACCTCTTGCCAACTGGCAGTTGGGGAGGCCTTCTGTGCTGCCAGGATCATATTTCCCTGGCTCGTACCCTCCAATGATGCACCCATCTGCAGTCATGCCAATGCAGGGATGGAACCCTTACATGGTAAGTTTCAGTTGGTATTATTTTTCATTTTGGTCTTTGTGCTACAGAGAGTAGGAAGTAAGTTATTTCGCAAGGATGTTTTCTCTGAAATGATTTTTTTTCCATCTGGACTGAATTTTGTAAAATTAATTCATAATCATAAGATCTCTTTTTAAGGATGCAACCATTACTGTCTAGTGTCACAAACTTCCAAAGCTTGACCTTGTACTTTTGTGTTATGAAGCATTTGATGCATGGTCAGAAAAATATGAAACTGTCCTGATGaactccttattcttctttgtaTTCTTAGTCACCTATGAATCAAGTTGCGTCAGCTGGGGGACAGCAAACGGTTCAGGCAGGGCCACTGTATGGCTTATCGCACCAAGGACCTCCATCTGGAGTTGCTTATGGCAGTAATTATGCACCGTTGCCTTCTTCAACATGGCCTTCAAGTAATAAACAAGAAGTTGTCTTTCCTGAGCGGCCTGGGCAGCCTGAGTGCCACCACTACATGAAGACAGGGACCTGCAAATTTGGAGCCACATGCAAATATAATCATCCTCAGTACCTGAGTACACCTAGGTCCAACTATATGCTGAGCCCTCTAGGTCTTCCAATTCGGCCGGTGAGTAGAACACATCAGTCTGTTTTCTTACATTTAAGTACTATGTTGTCTCCAAGAAAGTTAGTCCAAAAGCATGCCACTGAGTTTTTTTATATGTTGTCCTTGATAAGATTGACACCACAGCTTATTGTTCTGATACAACTGAATTGGTAAGTGAACTTTGATGTACGAGTGTAGTTTAGTCTAACTGCATAATTAGTGAAGCCTAGTGATGATATCGTGTATTCAGTTACTAGAAGTTTTTGAAATTAGTTGGCGTTCTGTCATAGATTTTGGCTGCAACATTGATCAAGCTGCCATACTTGGAAGAACAGTTCATCCACTGTCTTAGTTTCATCACCCAAATCCACCTTCCATATACAATAACTGTTCAAAGTTTTGTTCCTAGTCTAGTAAATCATGTTATTATACTAAGTCCTAAGTTTAGCTTGTCATTTAATCAACCAGAATGTGAAGCAAAGCCAAGCACTACAAAATGTGTACTGTGCACGCCTGCAATTTTCTCTTTAGCCTGTAGCAGAACATGTGTTTGCAAACATAAAAGCCTGTACTGGAAGAAAGGGCCTATTATGCGTCTATTGACCTTTTTTCTTCTAGTTTTAAGTATATCCCTATTATACTATGCATAGGATGCTGTTTTGTGTATCGTCAATGAGATTTCTGAGTTTTGACCTTGTTCTGCTTGAATTCAGGATGGTATGAGCATTGAAAATATAAGATGGGATCATTTGTTGCATTGCATGCTTTTAAACCAGTCCTCTGGGTTGTGTAACTCGTGTTTCTTGTTCATTTCGATGTTCAACTTTTAACCTTGAACTCTGTAACCGGTTGTTTTTAACCTTGGAAGTACCGAATCAGTTTACTTTAACCCAAATGTTTTTGTGTTGACATGATCACTTATACAAATACACGTCAGCACCATGACATGTCAGCAATTTTTTTAAGTACTAAAGATAGGGGAAAAATCATACATAATAAGTTTTCTGCAATAATCTGAAACTTCTGTACTAAATTCGGGTGAACCTTTCAGTTTGACttgaatccttctatcatgctgaCAATTCGAAAATACATTTTTAGGGAACTCGGAGAATGTTTTTTCAGACTGGCTATTAAAGAACTTAGCAACATGTCATCAAGACACTACTTAATTCGTTTTTGAGTTTACTACAGTATATCTGATTTTCCTAATAATTGGAAATTTCCAAGACAATATGTTTGTCCTGTGATT contains:
- the LOC124662637 gene encoding zinc finger CCCH domain-containing protein 5-like; this encodes MEPYTAAPPEDAADPDPDTGLEGSMWRLGLGSGGEAPAAAAAAGARLPERPGEANCVYYLRTGACGYGETCRYNHPRDRAAAFDGGARTARTVEYPERPGQPSCEYYMKNGSCKFGSNCKYNHPREGGSVQPVVLNSSGYPLRQGEKECSYYIKTGHCKFGSTCKFHHPQGPEPGVVSEAPNMYPPVQPLPISSSLPYPPLANWQLGRPSVLPGSYFPGSYPPMMHPSAVMPMQGWNPYMSPMNQVASAGGQQTVQAGPLYGLSHQGPPSGVAYGSNYAPLPSSTWPSSNKQEVVFPERPGQPECHHYMKTGTCKFGATCKYNHPQYLSTPRSNYMLSPLGLPIRPGAQPCVYYSQHGFCKYGPGCKFDHPLGALSYSPSASSLGDMPIAPYPSLPAAPMAPSPSSSVPRPEYILGKDSSAYQPASPGTTFGPSGPMSKVYAPHMLLRPPTSTTGATVTSHGGEL